The Cuculus canorus isolate bCucCan1 chromosome 5, bCucCan1.pri, whole genome shotgun sequence genome window below encodes:
- the EXOC3L4 gene encoding exocyst complex component 3-like protein 4, whose protein sequence is MATSLETPSLKGNKRNRNTELDSSCITSEQTFPTNRVVEEKMEVASELSRRNSHSGGNGFFERGVKTIISFRKSKQSLYGEKGKEGTVTWKGIRLSLRSSKTCEEAKTTICNGVDEISEKIAAEPIQGKPLSVMEINELIQKRQLLEAFASIKYLEDETIAERDAEKYKDNPQEFVRKSRDVDLLYNSITNAIQSIVVGTLEHPSVEDTMLTSLVTLIAREEAAHPNTGNNIGPGLDLLGTPRKWREEWREAIKDSARKRVQSIPMTSKEEESSWLDLHLDVLQKHLREDLLKIKLSVKKCYPEEYQVCDVYVEAFHKAIASHLQDLSQRLLDFSELYTLLNWVANTYHSELFLGHPDLKPEVKTENLSLLLTPDDWDKLKNNYVISAKEKIKSYFGNILRLEVTEKWQKEVHPEVKENLYHSSLSFDIQTIIGEYMKISGVISRSLEKKMLELSMVELHEFIPRFGEEFVAWSTAQDSSIFAPYFAAYINSFYDLVSGLEKAFKVNTDELQKILAALTRNFTNIFLNKLRTKAQPLLKKILTKDWILATERPDSLALAVSQFSKHLQHMRDPMGQELLRDIHKYMVKQYIMQVIKTRRQMNGETRQQVSEKMNQEAKILNNTLIDQGSDSDWLLPAIHHIANIIGEKKKDKIKEYVKDLCQDYPDIRKEHIQAILTLRGLGRTRRAAILQQGYWVLDSPDSREGNTLFADIDAPVIISCF, encoded by the exons ATGGCAACCAGTTTGGAAACCCCATCATTGAAAGGCAAcaagagaaatagaaatacGGAGTTAGACTCAAGTTGCATAACCTCAGAACAAACCTTTCCAACGAACAGAGTAGTGGAGGAAAAGATGGAGGTTGCTTCTGAACTGAGCAGGCGAAATTCGCACAGTGGGGGCAATGGGTTCTTTGAAAGAGGTGTTAAAACAATAATAAGCTTCCGGAAATCAAAACAAAGTCTGTAcggagagaaaggaaaggaaggcacTGTTACTTGGAAAGGAATACGACTTTCTCTGCGATCCTCCAAGACCTGCGAGGAGGCCAAAACCACGATCTGTAATGGTGTGGACGAGATTAGTGAGAAGATAGCAGCAGAGCCCATTCAAGGAAAACCTCTTTCAG TCATGGAAATCAATGAACTTATacagaaaaggcagcttttggAAGCATTTGCAAGTATCAAGTACTTGGAAGATGAGACAATAGCTGAGCGAGATGCTGAGAAATACAAAGATAACCCCCAGGAGTTTGTGAGGAAATCCAGGGATGTGGATTTGCTTTATAACTCCATCACAAATGCAATCCAATCCATTGTGGTGGGAACACTGGAGCATCCCAGCGTAGAGGATACCATGCTGACCTCCCTGGTGACTTTAATCGCCCGTGAAGAAGCAGCTCATCCTAATACAGGCAATAATATTGGTCCTGGATTGGACTTGCTCGGCACACCCAGAAAGTGGAGGGAGGAGTGGAGGGAAGCTATCAAGGATAGTGCTAGAAAGAGAGTCCAGAGCATACCCATGACatcaaaggaagaagagagttCTTGGCTTGATCTCCACTTAGATGTCCTCCAGAAACACCTGAGGGAAGACTTACTGAAAATCAAGTTATCAGTAAAAAAGTGCTATCCAGAGGAGTACCAGGTGTGTGACGTGTATGTGGAGGCTTTTCACAAGGCTATTGCCTCACACTTGCAAGATCTCTCCCAGAGACTGCTGGACTTCAGTGAGCTCTACACCTTGCTCAACTGGGTGGCCAACACCTACCACAG TGAACTCTTTCTGGGTCACCCTGATCTCAAACCAGaagttaaaacagaaaacctgtCTCTGCTGTTAACACCAGATGACTGGgataaactgaaaaacaactACGTCATTTCTGCAAAG GAGAAAATCAAAAGCTATTTTGGAAATATCCTGAGACTGGAGGTCACGGAGAAGTGGCAGAAAGAAGTTCATCCAGAAGTGAAGGAAAATCTCTACcactcctctctctcctttgatATTCAAACG ATCATTGGGGAGTATATGAAGATATCTGGAGTGATCAGCAgaagcctggaaaagaaaatgcttgagCTGAGCATGGTAGAGCTGCATGAATTCATACCAAG GTTTGGAGAGGAGTTTGTGGCTTGGAGCACTGCCCAGGACAGCTCCATCTTTGCACCCTATTTTGCTGCCTACATCAACAGCTTCTACGACCTGGT GTCAGGgttagaaaaagcatttaaagtcAACACTGATGAACTACAGAAGATTTTGGCAGCTCTGACAAGGAActtcacaaatatatttttaaacaaattaagaacaaaagcaCAG ccccTCCTTAAGAAAATCCTGACCAAGGACTGGATTTTGGCGACGGAAAGGCCAGACTCACTGGCGTTAGCAGTCTCACAGTTCTCCAAGCACCTGCAGCACATGAGGGATCCTATGGGGCAG gagCTTCTGCGTGATATTCATAAGTACATGGTGAAGCAATACATCATGCAGGTCATCAAAACCAGACGGCAAATGAATGGGGAGACACGTCAGCAAGTGAGTGAAAAGATGAACCAGGAAGCCAAAATCCTTAATAATACACTCATTGATCAG GGCTCTGACTCCGACTGGCTGCTTCCTGCCATACATCACATTGCCAACATTattggggagaagaaaaaagacaagatCAAGGAGTATGTCAAGGACCTGTGTCAAGATTACCCAGATATCAG GAAGGAGCACATCCAGGCGATCCTCACGCTCCGGGGGCTAGGGCGCACCAGGAGAGCAGCAATTCTTCAGCAAGGTTACTGGGTGCTGGACAGCCCCGATAGCAGGGAAGGCAACACACTCTTCGCTGACATAGATGCCCCTGTGATCATCAGCTGCTtctaa